The Candidatus Anaeroferrophillus wilburensis DNA segment GAAAAATCAGTTAAAAAGCAGGAAAAAGAAGCTGCCTAATTTTTAATCAGTCAAGGGCGTGTGTCAGGTGAATACTATCACTGTACAGCTAATCAAATATCCAGCGAAAAACTGAAAATCCTGGCAATCCAGGCATAGCAGTATCAGCTACTGGATTAATATCATCTTGATCAATAGTCCATCGGTCGGTACTGCCATCAATAACTGCAAGTGCCTCCAGCACAAATGTTGTAGCCGCTGAATTATTAACGGTAAGAGTATAAACACCCTTGTTAAAACTATTGACATTGGTATTACCAAATCCCGGTAATAGACAGATGGTATCACAATAGCGATTGTTTTCACTAAAAAACTGTTCCTGAGCCATCTGGCTGGCCTTCAACCCAATAATGGCATCAGATTGCCGGGCCCGGTTGAGGTAGTTTCTGTATAGTGGAATGGCTACGGTTGCTAGAACAGCTAAAATAGCGACCGTTATCATTAGCTCCACTAAAGTAAATCCTTGTTTTCCAAAGAAGTGTGATCGGGATTGTACACGTATCATTTTCATAGTACTCATATTGATTTCTCCTCCGTCATAGCCCTTCAGCACCACAAGCCATAGCTTCCAATCTTTTTTTGTGAGGATAGTCTGGATATAATTCCAACGCCTTATCAAAACTATGTAACGCTTCCCCCCTTTTATTTAAAGCCAGCAAATAAATACCACGATTAACCCAGAGTTGGGCATATTTTTCATCTAAAGCAACGGCTTTCTCTATTTCTGTTACAGCCTCAGCCACATCCCCCTCTTTATATAAAAACCACGAGTGCAATAATAACGCATCCGGGTTATCCGGTTGCATTGCTTTTGCTAATTCAAGAACATATTCAGTTACAAAGTTATCATTCAAGCCTACTTTTATCATAGAATAGCCTATGGCCATAATAAAATTGAATCTATTTGTAAATGGATGGTAAAAATACTTATCTTTAATCGTCCCCTTTACTTGCTGTATCTTGTCCAGGGATTTCAGGTAATAAATTTTTTCCTTGATTTCTTTACATTTTTCCGAAGCTGGTTGTCTACCTATACCATTGTCACAATACATAAGCGCTAGATCAAATTCATTAAGGCTAAAAAATATTTCTGCCATTTTTTCATCAGCGGCTGAAATACTTTCTGTATTTATCTTCATTTCAGGATTAAAAGAATAACCTTCTTGTAATGCTGTTGTTAGTGTGTAAAGAAAATAGTTTTCAAATTTTTTCGGATTCTCTAGTCGGCTATTGGCAAGTGAATACTGCAACCCTTTAAAATAGATTTCCAGGGCTGATTGATATTCATGTTCTAAAAAATAAAGGTGCCCCAAATTAAAAAGAAATAAAGGGTACGCATTTTTCTTGGCCTCCGGAGGTGCCTCCTGGA contains these protein-coding regions:
- a CDS encoding prepilin-type N-terminal cleavage/methylation domain-containing protein, which translates into the protein MSTMKMIRVQSRSHFFGKQGFTLVELMITVAILAVLATVAIPLYRNYLNRARQSDAIIGLKASQMAQEQFFSENNRYCDTICLLPGFGNTNVNSFNKGVYTLTVNNSAATTFVLEALAVIDGSTDRWTIDQDDINPVADTAMPGLPGFSVFRWIFD